From one Lotus japonicus ecotype B-129 chromosome 3, LjGifu_v1.2 genomic stretch:
- the LOC130746684 gene encoding uncharacterized protein LOC130746684 — protein sequence MSGVPSPLTEDVNFLLDEPLFTGESSDAFLNAHVPEPVQQDIQPPVVYEMSLTTRLTPYRAYGSQYVLLKNVGEYVRQQGREPWRIKGPNGKEMKVKIFLTKLGKGWRKFCKDNEVLHDQNISMTFSDGVSRLIDFKILD from the exons ATGTCAGGTGTTCCATCTCCACTAACCGAAGACGTCAACTTTCTTCTGGACGAGCCTCTCTTCACCGGAGAGTCATCTGATGCGTTTCTTAATGCTCATGTTCCTGAACCTGTGCAACAGGATATACAGCCACCCGTTGTCTATGAGATGTCCCTAACCACACGACTCACTCCATATCGTGCATACGGGAGCCAATAT GTGTTGCTGAAGAATGTTGGGGAGTACGTCCGTCAGCAGGGACGTGAGCCATGGCGTATCAAAGGCCCAAATGGTAAAGAAATGAAAGTAAAAATATTCTTAACCAAACTGGGTAAGGGTTGGCGGAAGTTCTGCAAGGACAACGAGGTTCTTCACGATCAGAATATCTCGATGACCTTTTCAGATGGTGTGTCAAGGTTGATTGATTTCAAGATCCTGGACTAG
- the LOC130742860 gene encoding uncharacterized protein LOC130742860, whose protein sequence is MVIPPPVRPPMITKFLKPYVLRMHFTNKNVSAQVIHTPTATVASSASSQEKALRSSLETSRDVAAAAKIGKVLAERLLFKDIPAVSVHLKREQKYHGKVKAVIDSLREAGVKLL, encoded by the coding sequence ATGGTTATTCCACCTCCAGTCAGGCCTCCCATGATTACAAAGTTTCTCAAACCTTATGTTCTGAGGATGCATTTCACAAATAAGAATGTGAGTGCCCAGGTGATCCATACTCCAACTGCAACTGTAGCCTCTTCTGCAAGCTCACAGGAAAAAGCCTTGAGATCAAGCTTAGAAACTAGTCGTGATGTCGCTGCTGCTGCAAAGATTGGGAAGGTGCTAGCGGAACGCCTTTTGTTCAAGGACATTCCTGCTGTTTCTGTTCACTTGAAGAGGGAGCAGAAGTATCATGGTAAGGTCAAAgctgttattgattctctcaggGAAGCTGGTGTCAAGCTGCTTTGA
- the LOC130746687 gene encoding 50S ribosomal protein L3-2, mitochondrial, producing MLALNRGLVSRLQLFAVDSPSPLRFLRGFSSDVETTTTTASRIIVPKPGVMTPESKRTGIIAVKCGMTALWDKWGARIPISVLWVDDNIVSQVKTPEKEGICALQIGCGQKKEKHLTKPEVGHFRAHDVPLKRKLREFPVTEDALIPVGTSLNVRHFVPGQYVDIAGITKGKGFQGGMKRHNFAGGPASHGASKSHRKLGSTGQRDAPGRVFKNRKMPGRMGGVQRTVKNVWIYKIDPARNLMWVKGQVPGATGNFVFITDAVYEKPDISILPFPTYFVPEDEDIDNMKPLVADLGDVDPFMITD from the exons ATGCTAGCCCTAAATCGAGGCTTGGTTTCTCGACTGCAACTATTCGCCGTCGATTCACCCTCGCCGCTGCGCTTTCTCAGGGGATTCAGCTCCGATGTGGAGACGACGACGACGACGGCTAGTCGGATAATTGTACCAAAGCCTGGTGTGATGACCCCGGAGTCGAAGCGAACTGGGATTATAGCTGTCAAGTGTGGGATGACTGCACTTTGGGACAAATGGGGTGCCAGGATTCCGATCTCTGTGCTTTGGGTTGATGATAACATTGTCTCTCAGGTTAAGACCCCTGAGAAGGAAGGAATCTGTGCTTTACAG ATTGGTTGTGGACAGAAGAAGGAGAAACATTTGACCAAGCCTGAAGTGGGTCATTTTCGGGCtcatgatgttcctctgaagagGAAGCTAAGGGAGTTCCCTGTGACAGAGGATGCACTTATCCCTGTAGGTACATCGCTTAATGTTCGCCATTTTGTTCCAGGTCAATATGTTGATATCGCAGGAATCACAAAAGGAAAAGGTTTTCAG GGTGGGATGAAGCGGCATAATTTTGCTGGAGGGCCAGCATCCCATGGTGCATCAAAATCTCATCGAAAGCTTGGTTCTACAGGTCAAAGGGATGCTCCTGGAAGG GtttttaaaaatagaaagaTGCCCGGGCGAATGGGAGGTGTACAAAGGACAGTTAAAAATGTATGGATCTACAAAATTGATCCAGCAAGGAATTTGATGTGGGTGAAAGGCCAG GTCCCGGGAGCTACAGGGAACTTTGTTTTCATAACAGATGCTGTCTATGAAAAACCTGACATATCTATACTTCCTTTTCCAACTTACTTTGTCCCAGAAGATGAAGATATAGATAATATGAAACCTTTGGTTGCTGATCTTGGGGATGTAGATCCATTTATGATTACCGATTAA